The following coding sequences lie in one Pararge aegeria chromosome 25, ilParAegt1.1, whole genome shotgun sequence genomic window:
- the LOC120634783 gene encoding uncharacterized protein LOC120634783, which translates to QANLNHCARAQDLLIQHMAEWQIQVATAAEPYFIPTQSNWAGDVEGSVAVVVPAHGIPLVPQRSGPGFVAVVWGEVTLIGVYFSPNKPLSAFEAYLRSLEPVVRGAAPTQVILMGDLNAKSAAWGSPITDLRGVE; encoded by the coding sequence caggccaatctgaaccactgcgcccgtgcccaggacctcctgatacaacacatggcggagtggcagattcaagtggcgacagccgccgagccctacttcatccctactcaatcaaattgggctggtgacgtcgagggatcggtggctgttgtggtgccggcacatggaattccactggttccacaacgcagcggaccagggtttgtagcggtcgtgtggggggaggtgacactaattggagtatacttctccccaaacaaacccctgtctgccttcgaggcttatcttagaagtctggagccagtggtgagaggtgcggccccgacccaggtaatcctgatgggggacctaaatgcgaagtctgcggcgtggggatcccccataacagatctgaggggagttgag